A single window of Microplitis demolitor isolate Queensland-Clemson2020A chromosome 7, iyMicDemo2.1a, whole genome shotgun sequence DNA harbors:
- the LOC103572232 gene encoding mitochondrial import inner membrane translocase subunit Tim10, translating to MAGLPQLDEAKLKLVQDLEIEMMSDMYNRMTAACHKKCILPKYSEPDLGKGESVCLDRCVAKYLDIHERIGKKLTQISMNEQQKAENSPAPS from the coding sequence ATGGCTGGACTACCACAATTAGATGAAGCTAAATTAAAGTTAGTTCAGGATCTGGAGATTGAAATGATGTCTGATATGTACAATAGAATGACTGCAGCttgtcataaaaaatgtatattaccAAAATATTCTGAACCTGACTTAGGTAAAGGCGAGTCCGTTTGTTTAGATCGTTGTGTTGctaaatatttagatattcaTGAGAgaattggtaaaaaattgacaCAAATTTCTATGAACGAACAACAAAAAGCTGAAAATTCTCCAGCTCCATCTTAA
- the LOC103572231 gene encoding regulator of chromosome condensation, which produces MPPRRGIKRAATPVKEEEVHETKQMKKKERIVEPDLRSITTPGVALTVGQGDVGQLGLGEDVMEKTRPAVIPGHNDITSIAAGGMHNVCLTKSGKVLTFGCNDEGALGRDTSVEGSETKPGFVELDGKVIQVTAGDSHSAALLDDGRVFAWGSFRDSHGGMGLTPRGKESLPIEVLPTIKIVKIASGADHLVMLTDRGRVYTCGCAEQGQLGRIPPRSVDRHSRNALVNQLTPGLVAFKVSSNLVFDEIWAGQYCTLARDRKKQEIWAFGLNNYYQIGLKDNIPYFQPKLSKTFSGKQWKHISSGQHHTIALDSLGCVYVLGRKEYGRLGLGPDCSDATELTQVESLEKKKVIDVAAGSAQSFAVTDAGALYSWGMGTSGQLGTGEEEDVDTPVLIKSKQLEGKNVVRVAGGGQHTIILAIPHSTKEKTAG; this is translated from the exons a TGCCGCCAAGGAGAGGAATAAAACGTGCAGCAACTCCCGTTAAGGAGGAAGAAGTTCATGAAACAAAACAGATGAAAAAgaaag aacGTATTGTAGAGCCTGATTTACGAAGTATTACAACACCAGGTGTTGCACTCACAGTTGGTCAAGGTGATGTAGGACAATTAGGTCTTGGGGAAGATGTTATGGAGAAAACACGACCAGCTGTCATACCTGGACATAATGATATAACATCAATAGCCGCGGGTGGTATGCACAATGTCTGTTTGACTAAATCGGGCAAAGTATTGACATTTGGGTGCAATGATGAGGGTGCATTAGGACGCGATACTTCAGTAGAAGGCTCTGAAACAAAACCTGGATTTGTTGAATTGGATGGCAAAGTTATTCAAGTAACTGCAGGTGATTCACACAGTGCTGCCTTATTAGATGATGGACGAGTATTTGCTTGGGGATCTTTTagg GATTCACATGGAGGTATGGGTTTAACACCTCGAGGCAAAGAAAGTCTACCAATAGAAGTATTACcaacaattaaaatagtaaaaatagcATCTGGTGCTGATCATTTAGTGATGCTAACAGACCGCGGACGTGTATATACTTGCGGTTGTGCTGAACAAGGGCAACTTGGACGTATTCCTCCAAGATCAGTAGATCGACATAGTCGTAATGCTTTAGTAAATCAATTAACCCCAGGACTAGTTGCTTTCAAAGTATCAAGCAACTTGGTGTTCGATGAAATCTGGGCAGGTCAATACTGTACTTTAGCGAGAGATCGTAAAAAACAGGAAATTTGGGCCTTTggattgaataattattatcaaatag gtcttAAAGATAACATACCATATTTCCAACCAAAATTATCAAAGACTTTCAGCGGTAAGCAGTGGAAACATATCAGTAGTGGACAGCATCATACCATAGCACTGGACAGTCTTGGGTGTGTTTATGTTTTGGGACGTAAAGAGTACGGAAGACTTGGTCTTGGTCCCGATTGTAGCGATGCTACAGAATTAACCCAAGTCgaaagtttagaaaaaaagaaagtaattgATGTTGCTGCTGGTAGTGCCCAATCTTTCGCTGTAACTGATGCcg gagCATTATATTCTTGGGGAATGGGAACAAGTGGACAATTAGGTACTGGTGAAGAAGAAGATGTTGATACaccagtattaataaaaagtaaacaattaGAAGGAAAAAATGTTGTGAGAGTTGCTGGTGGTGGTCAGCATACTATTATTCTTGCCATACCTCATTCaactaaagaaaaaactgCTGGTTAA
- the LOC103572230 gene encoding uncharacterized protein LOC103572230: protein MQLFEFTLIFSSLLICKSVTSRAFFVKNVDYIVGVFKYDLTTKDQVTFISQGVLVSRNIVFTNSKNIEKDTNLKVRLYNWHKSRFINTNHKAEESDFEQRLATPDKFGIFREAKVVTLLLHEPFYNVKTISNQGVSQNYLFDEDPKCILMKLKFKTKFSARSVQEVFMKQKEIKPHRNVRPYKCDSNFLSKLVESPEATDNYYCVDEVEKSHCNNHGGSALVCQDRESPESYFVAGVNVANDNCKYIFENVLVFKQ, encoded by the exons atgcaactatttgaatttacgttgatattttcttcattattaatatgtaaatcAGTCACCTCGAGGgctttttttgtcaaaaatgttgattatatAGTTGGAGTTTTTAAATACGATCTCACGACTAAGGATCAGGTGACTTTTATAAGTCAAGGGGTTTTGGTCAGtcgaaatattgtttttacaaaTTCAAAGAACATagaaaa GGACACGAATTTGAAAGTTCGTCTCTACAATTGGCATAAGTCTCGTTTTATAAACACTAATCACAAAGCAGAAGAATCTGATTTTGAGCAACGATTAGCTACACCCGATAAGTTTGGCATTTTTAGAGAAGCCAAAGTAGTTACTCTATTACTACACGAACCATTCTATAACGTAAAGACTATATCGAATCAAGGAGTTTcacaaaattacttatttgatGAAGATCCAAAATGTATACTCATGAAACTTAAATTCAAAACCAAAT TTTCAGCTCGTTCTGTACAAGAAGTTTTTATgaaacaaaaagaaataaaacctCACAGAAATGTAAGACCTTACAAATGcgattcgaattttttatcaaaacttGTTGAAAGCCCGGAAGCgactgataattattattgtgttgACGAAGTTGAAAAATCTCATTGCAAT AATCACGGGGGTTCTGCACTTGTTTGTCAGGATCGTGAGAGCCCAGAATCTTATTTTGTAGCTGGAGTTAATGTTGCAAATGATAattgtaaatacatttttgaaaatgtattaGTATTCAAACAATAG
- the LOC103572229 gene encoding neprilysin-2-like: MTYYYKILTTVFVVASISVFFSFFLIITSAAVITEIQNSEVIKNCLDKDCNEVYLELTKKINTSLDKNINPCDNIQQFVCGQSRLESFSEKTKVNYDIMNKHFENLVTQSGDFADFRPFKLIHDIYRTCMSNEKTGQQSLDLLRDVIKKLGSWPLLEGDNWKESDFDWIDFSIKTQNIGLASFHFLDFTRFQNKHDGEPTVGLLLYVTSGEFSRSALSNSVIAAYKNYIAKISELLGNTQTSKEEIDEMVTFECNISKLNKDQRYNNTEVSLDELIKQFPSTNWRKFFENIRVCNNETPTNLSKSSVIKLPALSDFFKLMEKTPKRVQANYAVWKIIQETILYLTEEYRDLHREYCLTQKCMVERRETSCLSVIGNYLHPALKLLFAKNFYKNGIDTIIAEMAENIKEQLVDLINESTWMDKKTKNQRIEILGNMSFVIGFKDKNNTDDEFLKYYENLEIDTNNYLQTLINLELFDQKFDTYRNLIKINSHDVVTSNYVYKDKGVIYVPMSMLQEPFFSVHYPMYINYGYTGKAIADKMAEMIVFKGERLIENVDWIHHEKVSCFQRQMYNFISDINVGRPMEELFYAGKQISEHIAHKATYRAYQKWLTKNGIESSLPELPFSNNQLFWINSIRNSCDSFPKEPIVIDNKYSIFDFYKMRLVTNFPEFYKDFNCPTDGSFLKNYGPACSF; the protein is encoded by the exons ATGACTTACTATTACAa aattttgACAACAGTATTTGTTGTTGCGAgtattagtgtttttttttctttttttctgatcATCACTTCAGCTGCAGTTATCACCGAAATACAAAATAGTG aagtaATAAAGAACTGTCTGGATAAAGATTGTAATGAAGTTTATTTAGAACTCA ctaaaaaaattaatacgtcgctagacaaaaatataaatccttGTGACAACATCCAACAATTTGTTTGCGGTCAATCTAGACTTGAGAGCTTTTCAGAAAAAACTAAAGTGAACTATGATATCATGAAcaaacattttgaaaatttggtGACGCAATCAGGTGACTTCGCCGACTTCAGACCCTTTAAACTTATTCACGATATTTACAGAACATGCATGAGCAACG aaaaaactggACAGCAGTCTTTGGATCTTCTGCGTgatgttattaaaaaactcGGCAGCTGGCCTCTTTTGGAAGGAGACAATTGGAAGGAATCGGATTTCGATTGGATCGACTTCTCGATAAAAACCCAAAACATCGGATTAGCATCATTCCATTTCTTAGATTTCACGAGGTTTCAGAATAAACATGATGGTGAGCCAACAGTCGGCTTGCTACTCTAC GTTACTTCTGGTGAATTTTCGAGATCCGCTCTGTCGAATTCTGTAATCGCTgcttacaaaaattatattgctAAAATCTCTGAATTGCTAGGAAACACCCAAACATCGAAAGAAGAAATTGATGAAATGGTTACATTCGAATGTAACATTTCTAAA CTGAACAAAGATCAAAGATATAACAATACAGAAGTATCACTCGATGAACTTATCAAACAATTTCCATCAACGAACTGGcgaaaattctttgaaaatatTCGAGTGTGTAACAATGAAACTCCAACGAATCTTTCCAAATCAAGTGTCATTAAACTTCCAGCCCTTTCTGACTTTTTTAAGCTCATGGAAAAAACTCCGAAACGCGTCCAAGCAAATTACGCAGTATGGAAAATAATACAAGAAACGATTCTTTATTTGACAGAGGAATATCGTGATCTACATCGCGAATACTGTTTGACTCAGAAGTGCATGGTCGAGAGGCGCGAGACCTCTTGCTTAAGCGTTATCGGAAATTATCTACACCCAGCACTAAAGTTATTGTTtgctaaaaatttctacaaaaatggCATCGATACGATTATTGCAGAAATGgcagaaaatataaaagagcAATTGGTGGATTTGATAAACGAGTCGACTTGGATggacaaaaaaactaaaaatcagAGAATCGAGATACTTGGAAATATGTCATTCGTAATTGGTTTTAAAGACAAGAATAATACCGATGAtgaatttcttaaatattacGAAAATTTAGAAATAGACACGAATAATTATCTCCAGACGCTAATAAATTTGGAATTGTTCGATCAAAAATTCGATAcgtatagaaatttaattaaaataaattctcacGATGTCGTTACATCTAATTATGTATACAAGGATAAAGGAGTaatct aTGTGCCAATGTCAATGCTTCAAGAACCATTCTTCAGTGTTCATTATccaatgtatataaattacgGTTACACTGGCAAAGCCATTGCAGATAAAATGGCCGAAATGATTGTTTTCAAGGGAGAAAGATTAATTGAAAACGTGGATTGGATTCATCATGAAAAAGTTTCTTGTTTTCAGAGACAAATGTATAACTTTATCTCTGATATTAACGTAGGACGTCCG aTGGAAGAATTGTTTTACGCTGGTAAACAAATCAGCGAACATATCGCTCACAAAGCAACATATCGAGCCTACCAAAAATGGCTCACCAAAAATGGAATTGAATCTTCGTTACCGGAATTACCCTTTTCAAATAATCAGTTGTTCTGGATTAATTCAATTCGTAATTCCTGTGATTCTTTTCCAAAAGAACCAATAGTTATCGATAATAAGTATTCGATTTTcgacttttataaaatgagaCTTGTGACAAATTTCCcagaattttataaagatttCAATTGTCCAACTGATGGttcatttcttaaaaattatggacCAGCGTGCAGTTTCTAA